From the genome of Prevotella herbatica, one region includes:
- a CDS encoding type II toxin-antitoxin system RelE/ParE family toxin, with protein sequence MKYREVTTYKSYFEDFFKEQSSKVQDKIIKILDLIEQVERIPVTYLKYIEGTEGLFEVRVILNGNIFRIFCFFDGNKLIVLLSGFQKKTPKREIERAERIKAEYYNDKKKGV encoded by the coding sequence ATGAAATATCGAGAAGTAACCACTTATAAATCCTATTTTGAAGACTTTTTTAAGGAACAATCCTCTAAGGTCCAAGATAAGATTATTAAGATTCTCGACCTTATAGAGCAGGTTGAACGGATTCCCGTTACCTATCTTAAGTATATTGAAGGTACAGAAGGACTATTTGAGGTTAGAGTGATACTCAATGGAAATATCTTTCGCATATTTTGTTTCTTTGACGGCAATAAACTAATAGTGCTACTAAGTGGATTTCAGAAAAAGACACCTAAAAGAGAAATTGAACGCGCCGAACGGATAAAGGCAGAATATTATAATGACAAAAAGAAAGGAGTGTAA
- a CDS encoding DUF4906 domain-containing protein: MMIRRISYTLYILLSLTLLSSCNTMDEMLDEKQDTATLTVKIAQQDPTTVTRAISDAIENVNVLVFDAQGHLIGSAYASSSPTSVSVPVRVSSGCTVCAIANTGSGTYFDGISTLKELKSVVTPAITLATALSSKSNEILYGEATNVTLSSGANTQAVILKRLYSKYTFTITPSSNIAITGYQLCNVPNECYIASGNTNNPTTGFGGLNYDAVATPVYAGTVITVPPYYIYENLAGTNNTLTTAEQRTSVNAPIGSSYLLITARGTGYNAGWTSSYRVYLGGVTNAASPVLDYTNFNINRNFNYQCNIAITGSGATDVRVSYSPTTSTRSNVYFGDATPGTYLYSDGTTGTTTAGKTVVGIVFSNQLSSAEYNAGYKHGYALALADASGIGLTWGPNADAGLTKVTTAADYYNDISSGYDGTFTKGYNKTNSSYPAWQAANNYNVDVSKFPNSGWYLLSMGQFWDICANLGKVDLTSMQTNTSKSLIIYEGSTATTNVNNAIIAAGGAALMINSNYWSSSEHSTTGYVGIFSFDSSRAGVGYIGKDYGYCYVRSVLTF, from the coding sequence ATGATGATTAGAAGAATATCATATACGCTCTATATATTATTATCACTGACATTACTTTCTTCGTGCAACACGATGGACGAAATGCTTGATGAAAAGCAGGATACTGCTACGCTTACGGTAAAAATAGCGCAGCAGGATCCTACAACAGTGACACGTGCAATCAGTGATGCCATCGAAAATGTGAATGTACTTGTGTTTGATGCACAGGGGCATTTGATTGGTAGTGCATACGCCTCAAGCAGTCCTACGTCAGTATCAGTTCCTGTAAGGGTTAGCAGTGGTTGTACTGTCTGCGCTATAGCCAATACAGGTAGCGGTACATACTTTGATGGAATAAGTACACTTAAAGAGTTAAAGTCAGTTGTAACACCAGCAATAACATTAGCTACAGCATTGTCATCGAAAAGCAATGAAATATTATATGGTGAAGCAACAAATGTAACTTTAAGTAGCGGAGCAAATACTCAGGCAGTTATTTTAAAACGATTATATAGTAAATACACATTCACGATAACTCCTTCCAGTAATATCGCAATAACTGGTTATCAGCTTTGTAATGTTCCTAATGAATGTTACATAGCTAGTGGAAATACCAATAATCCAACAACAGGATTTGGAGGATTGAATTATGATGCTGTTGCAACTCCAGTCTATGCTGGTACTGTAATAACAGTACCGCCATATTATATCTATGAGAACTTAGCAGGTACAAATAATACGTTAACTACTGCAGAACAAAGGACTAGTGTTAATGCTCCAATAGGTTCTTCGTATTTACTGATAACAGCAAGAGGAACAGGATATAATGCGGGGTGGACATCATCATACAGAGTATATTTGGGAGGAGTTACTAATGCTGCAAGTCCTGTTTTAGATTACACTAACTTCAATATAAATAGAAATTTTAATTATCAATGCAATATAGCGATTACTGGTAGTGGTGCTACCGATGTTAGAGTCTCATATTCTCCAACAACAAGTACAAGATCGAATGTTTATTTCGGTGATGCAACTCCTGGTACTTATCTTTATAGTGACGGCACAACAGGGACAACAACTGCCGGCAAAACCGTAGTCGGCATTGTCTTCTCTAACCAATTAAGTTCTGCTGAATATAATGCAGGCTATAAACATGGTTATGCTTTAGCATTAGCAGATGCTAGTGGTATAGGACTTACTTGGGGACCTAATGCTGATGCTGGCTTAACCAAAGTTACCACTGCAGCTGATTATTATAACGATATTAGTTCAGGTTATGATGGAACATTTACTAAAGGTTACAATAAAACAAATAGTAGTTATCCTGCATGGCAAGCTGCTAATAATTACAATGTGGATGTCTCTAAATTTCCTAATAGTGGTTGGTACCTTTTAAGTATGGGGCAATTCTGGGATATTTGTGCTAATCTTGGCAAAGTTGATTTGACTAGCATGCAAACAAATACGTCTAAAAGTCTTATTATTTATGAAGGTAGTACAGCTACAACTAATGTAAATAATGCAATAATAGCAGCTGGTGGTGCAGCACTGATGATTAATAGTAACTATTGGTCTTCGTCTGAGCATAGTACTACTGGTTACGTTGGCATATTTAGTTTTGATAGTTCCCGCGCTGGTGTAGGCTACATTGGTAAGGATTATGGGTATTGTTATGTGCGGTCAGTTTTGACCTTTTAA
- a CDS encoding D-Ala-D-Ala carboxypeptidase family metallohydrolase, whose product MTLEQAKEKRLTEHFTLYEMMRSETAENHNIDNTPDATQIENLKYLCEKILEPLRRNFGVIKINSGFRCPVLNLRVNGVGNSQHLFGEAADIHCYNVYIARKYFDFITNHCQYDQLLFEYRRGGSFWIHVSLKRNGKNRKMRIENYPAKH is encoded by the coding sequence ATGACACTTGAACAAGCAAAAGAGAAAAGACTTACTGAGCATTTTACTCTTTATGAAATGATGCGTTCCGAGACTGCTGAAAACCACAACATCGACAATACCCCCGACGCAACACAGATTGAAAACTTAAAATATCTGTGTGAAAAAATCCTAGAACCTTTACGCCGTAATTTTGGCGTAATCAAAATTAACAGCGGTTTCCGCTGCCCTGTACTTAACCTGCGAGTTAATGGAGTTGGAAACTCTCAACACCTTTTTGGTGAAGCTGCTGATATACATTGCTACAACGTATATATAGCCAGAAAATATTTTGACTTTATTACGAATCATTGCCAGTATGATCAACTGCTTTTCGAATACCGAAGAGGTGGTTCTTTCTGGATTCACGTTTCACTTAAACGTAACGGAAAGAATCGTAAAATGAGAATAGAAAATTATCCAGCTAAACATTAA
- a CDS encoding RteC domain-containing protein, which produces MNNQKIYWSGTKSELIEMCYALYSSKCIEDFDGKSQSFIKICKLVFDMFGLESPTNPCLRISQMRRRKKKEASSWLYKSYKKTFDC; this is translated from the coding sequence ATGAATAACCAAAAAATATATTGGAGCGGTACAAAGTCAGAACTGATTGAAATGTGCTATGCTCTTTATTCTAGTAAATGTATTGAAGACTTTGATGGGAAGTCTCAAAGTTTTATAAAGATATGCAAATTGGTCTTTGATATGTTTGGGCTAGAAAGTCCGACTAATCCTTGTTTACGCATCTCGCAGATGAGGAGAAGAAAGAAGAAAGAAGCAAGCAGTTGGTTGTATAAATCATACAAAAAAACATTTGATTGTTAA
- a CDS encoding DUF2335 domain-containing protein, whose amino-acid sequence MNKEKTQNKEETPTLTESEENEKTIDLNEVLETIEPEKRDVIARAFVAMQETSFSGPLPSPDDFKKYGNVVRDAPERILIMAEKQLTHRVECEKKIIASRIKESKTGQWMGFILALIFIAVAFFLGYKGHDWLAGTIIVSLISIAIVFVLKKNPKESNDDESNPQKD is encoded by the coding sequence ATGAATAAGGAAAAAACACAAAATAAAGAAGAAACACCAACATTAACTGAGTCTGAAGAAAACGAAAAAACAATTGACTTAAATGAAGTTCTAGAAACAATTGAACCTGAAAAACGAGACGTTATAGCTCGTGCGTTTGTTGCTATGCAGGAGACTTCATTTAGTGGTCCTTTACCATCTCCTGATGATTTCAAGAAGTATGGAAATGTTGTTCGTGATGCACCCGAAAGAATTTTGATTATGGCAGAAAAGCAATTAACTCATAGAGTTGAATGCGAAAAGAAAATAATAGCTTCACGGATAAAAGAAAGCAAGACTGGGCAGTGGATGGGATTCATTTTAGCCTTGATCTTTATAGCTGTAGCATTTTTCTTAGGATATAAAGGACATGACTGGTTGGCTGGGACTATTATTGTTTCTTTAATATCAATAGCGATAGTTTTTGTGTTAAAGAAGAATCCAAAAGAATCAAATGACGACGAATCTAATCCTCAAAAAGATTAG
- a CDS encoding HU family DNA-binding protein, protein MNKNKKNLKTYNKFYARAVYHGIAQLDDMAEKIQANCSVKKSDVLAVLTELAEVMTAELQDSKIVKIAGLGSFKLTLKCVGADSIKEFTPAKNIKKVNIRFSPEAHVDAGSKTRTKALVTGTQVKEYAEYNKIKGAPKTGDPNGGVVKP, encoded by the coding sequence ATGAACAAAAACAAAAAGAATCTGAAAACCTATAACAAGTTTTACGCTCGTGCCGTCTATCACGGAATAGCTCAACTTGATGACATGGCAGAAAAGATTCAGGCAAACTGCTCAGTTAAAAAGAGTGATGTACTAGCAGTACTCACAGAACTTGCAGAGGTGATGACAGCCGAACTTCAGGACTCAAAAATCGTAAAGATCGCAGGACTAGGTTCATTCAAGCTCACACTGAAATGTGTAGGCGCAGACAGTATCAAGGAGTTCACACCAGCCAAGAACATCAAGAAAGTCAACATCCGCTTCAGTCCGGAAGCACATGTAGACGCAGGTTCAAAGACACGCACCAAGGCATTGGTAACCGGTACGCAGGTCAAGGAGTACGCAGAGTACAACAAGATCAAGGGTGCACCAAAAACAGGTGATCCAAACGGCGGAGTCGTAAAGCCTTAA
- the cas1 gene encoding type II CRISPR-associated endonuclease Cas1 gives MIKKTLYFGNPAYLSLTNKQLVVKLPEVENANNLPEPIRKESVRTIPIEDIGIIILDHQRITITQGLIAALLENNAALISCSDKRMPTGMLLPLQGNTIHSERFRQQIDATVPLKKQLWQQTIKAKIENQAAILSQHTLKSVARMYVMAKDVKSGDPDNYEAQAAVYYWRNVFADMPDFIRDPDGTPPNNLLNYGYAILRATVARALVASGLLPVEGIHHHNRYNAYCLADDIMEPYRPYVDKLVIEIISKYAEIPDVLTVDMKSDLLSIPIIDVMIGGKKRPLMVAISETTSSLAKCFSGELRKISYPNAFISKI, from the coding sequence ATGATCAAGAAAACACTATATTTTGGCAATCCAGCATACCTATCTCTAACAAACAAACAACTTGTTGTAAAGCTGCCAGAAGTAGAGAATGCTAACAACCTACCAGAGCCTATACGTAAAGAATCTGTAAGAACAATACCTATAGAAGATATTGGAATTATAATTTTAGATCATCAGCGTATAACGATTACCCAAGGGCTTATAGCTGCTCTTCTTGAAAATAATGCCGCTCTTATTTCTTGCAGTGATAAGCGCATGCCTACTGGCATGCTCTTACCGCTACAAGGCAATACCATACATAGTGAAAGATTCAGGCAACAAATTGACGCTACCGTACCTCTAAAGAAGCAACTTTGGCAACAAACTATCAAAGCAAAAATTGAAAATCAAGCTGCAATATTATCTCAACACACCTTAAAATCAGTGGCTAGAATGTATGTAATGGCTAAAGATGTAAAAAGCGGAGACCCTGATAATTATGAAGCACAAGCAGCAGTGTATTATTGGAGGAACGTTTTTGCAGATATGCCTGATTTTATTAGAGATCCAGATGGAACACCACCTAATAATCTCTTGAATTATGGATACGCTATTTTACGAGCTACCGTTGCGAGAGCACTCGTAGCAAGTGGACTTCTACCAGTTGAGGGAATACACCATCACAATAGATATAACGCTTATTGTTTAGCAGATGACATCATGGAACCTTATAGACCTTATGTTGACAAACTTGTAATAGAAATTATTTCTAAATACGCCGAAATTCCTGATGTACTTACTGTCGATATGAAAAGTGACTTATTGTCTATCCCTATAATAGATGTTATGATTGGTGGAAAGAAACGACCACTAATGGTAGCTATATCTGAGACAACCTCTAGTTTGGCAAAATGTTTTAGTGGTGAACTACGCAAAATTTCTTATCCTAATGCCTTTATCTCAAAGATTTAA
- a CDS encoding bifunctional DNA primase/helicase, producing the protein MAQTYDDGYGHKVVAKEDLQISRSTSAKTSGKIRCKCPECSSHEGNKPNSDCVSIDLDTGWGHCFRCGTVFLLESHFKTWKEGQEKRYAKKKYNLPTADYFMPNFGTKTMEYLKYRCISTETAHKLGIKTRVIEHGATKEEYIGFPFIDGSNTVDVQFKLASKTEKKFFFEQGCEKIPYNVNSAIGASQILITEGMMDTAACTECGYEAVVSLPNGAQSDLRCFDKYKDYFSGATIIYAGDTDEPGIEARNKVASYFGESRMKSVDWTYRWKDDEGEDNMHCAKDANQMLMEKGRDAVVWCIEHAKKMNIAGLVELDTVESQLDDLYENGLPKAKDLHVAKLNNIFRIEDGLIYLGFAAPGSGKSTMMNFIMMSMVHLYGTHILVYSPEKYPTARHYSEMINVMTGREFSKGKLIEPAYQRAKDICREYIREIDANVTNDIDGILHIAQQEYYQGLCDMLIIDPFNWIQLPEQTGITDTMKYTMLLMKIVQFAHQYKVPVFMMHHPRKFDDKTKLTINDIFGSSDFGNKSDYVFWLDRKKDEDPLKEVTYWNCIKCRWNEIGKTGTVALKYSTDTMRYAGCNQNFDKTYSPISEDTADWTKHEAMSQEIDFNPVTLPECPF; encoded by the coding sequence ATGGCACAGACTTATGATGACGGCTACGGTCACAAAGTTGTAGCAAAGGAGGATTTACAGATATCACGCTCAACAAGCGCAAAGACGAGTGGAAAGATCAGATGCAAGTGCCCAGAATGCAGCAGCCACGAGGGCAACAAGCCCAATTCCGACTGCGTGAGTATTGACCTTGACACTGGTTGGGGACACTGCTTCAGATGCGGAACGGTGTTTCTGCTTGAAAGCCATTTCAAGACATGGAAGGAGGGACAGGAAAAGCGGTATGCCAAAAAGAAATACAACCTGCCAACGGCTGATTATTTCATGCCCAACTTCGGTACAAAGACGATGGAGTATCTCAAATACAGATGCATCAGCACGGAGACGGCACATAAACTCGGCATCAAAACAAGGGTGATTGAGCACGGAGCGACAAAGGAGGAATATATCGGATTCCCCTTCATCGACGGCAGCAACACCGTTGACGTGCAGTTTAAACTGGCTTCAAAGACCGAAAAGAAGTTTTTCTTTGAACAGGGCTGCGAGAAGATTCCCTACAACGTAAACAGTGCCATAGGTGCCTCGCAGATACTCATCACAGAGGGCATGATGGACACGGCAGCCTGCACCGAATGTGGCTATGAGGCGGTGGTGAGTCTGCCCAACGGTGCACAGAGCGACCTGCGATGTTTCGACAAGTACAAGGACTATTTCAGCGGTGCAACGATCATCTATGCAGGAGATACGGATGAACCTGGTATTGAGGCACGCAACAAGGTGGCTTCTTACTTCGGGGAGTCACGGATGAAGAGTGTTGACTGGACTTACAGATGGAAGGATGACGAGGGCGAGGACAACATGCACTGTGCCAAGGATGCCAACCAGATGCTCATGGAGAAAGGCAGGGATGCCGTGGTATGGTGCATTGAGCACGCAAAGAAGATGAACATTGCGGGACTCGTGGAACTCGACACGGTGGAATCGCAGCTTGATGACCTTTACGAGAACGGACTTCCAAAGGCGAAGGACCTGCACGTGGCGAAGCTGAACAACATCTTCAGGATTGAGGACGGACTGATTTATCTTGGTTTTGCCGCTCCGGGCAGCGGAAAGTCAACGATGATGAACTTCATCATGATGAGTATGGTGCATCTTTACGGCACGCACATCCTCGTTTACAGTCCTGAGAAATATCCTACGGCTCGTCACTATTCTGAGATGATCAACGTGATGACGGGCAGGGAGTTCAGCAAGGGCAAGTTGATTGAGCCTGCCTATCAGCGGGCAAAGGACATCTGTAGGGAGTATATACGTGAGATTGATGCCAACGTGACTAACGACATCGACGGCATCCTGCATATAGCGCAGCAGGAGTATTACCAGGGACTGTGCGACATGCTGATAATAGACCCTTTTAACTGGATTCAGCTACCTGAGCAGACTGGCATCACGGACACGATGAAGTACACGATGCTGCTGATGAAGATTGTACAGTTCGCTCATCAATATAAAGTGCCCGTGTTCATGATGCACCATCCCCGCAAGTTTGACGACAAGACGAAGCTCACCATCAACGACATCTTCGGTAGTAGTGACTTCGGAAACAAGAGTGATTATGTGTTCTGGCTTGACCGCAAGAAGGACGAGGACCCGCTGAAGGAAGTAACGTACTGGAACTGTATCAAATGCCGTTGGAATGAGATAGGAAAGACGGGTACCGTTGCGCTGAAGTACTCCACGGACACCATGCGGTATGCTGGCTGCAATCAGAACTTCGATAAGACGTATAGTCCCATCAGTGAGGATACGGCTGACTGGACGAAGCATGAAGCCATGTCGCAGGAGATTGACTTCAACCCAGTTACTCTGCCTGAATGTCCGTTCTAA
- a CDS encoding VapE domain-containing protein, producing MNIAKINVLYKTKQEIKQKLTSLDDLFVMIRGEKYQKQCNKLRYALNSYPNIAGMKLTETAELPQIQFSLCRKQYTGYILLSFKAEDGWLNNLKFLAEGLPQTLMCFTGASAKSLKIVVAFTLPDGTLPQTEQDICFFHQHAYFTCAKFYEAELGIKCERTVPKPQTVCRISTDEHVFLNASAIPMILQQPHEGVEKRVKSEIRYQMKKTSYHAGRESGVIPFYEKQHMAMAKFQTIFLNLINSAVDMDMDEIVTELAKNCQRNGLAEEFCIKRLMRHAPYCNFDYIVRNCFRNVYDTSAPKSDCAVSKMTIDMERLRTFLAVRYAFRKNEITNDCEYRERDSFIFSWNSVTKEVLNTITINAKSEGIDAWDKDVKRFIESSFTEDYDPIADWITYLPKWDKEDRIDKFAQRVKTDNQDWVKNFHLWFISMVSQWMRRNSMHGNSLVPLLVGEQGDGKSTFCRMIIPEEQQIYYTDRVDFTKKEDAVKALSRFILINIDEYDSISKRQTAFLKYMLQAVDVKFRNLYESLTQQHKRYAAFIGTTNNPQPLIDYTGSRRYMCIRVKERIDTTTAVNYEQMYAQAIEEIKSGARTYFDNETEHKIQLDNADFLQIDCMDDIFFEMFHRPAKEEKAMRLTATEIVQKMKTKYRNISINNSNIMRVGHILMRNKFKLTRGKSRRYDIATNDTMVPLD from the coding sequence ATGAATATAGCTAAAATCAACGTCTTGTATAAGACAAAACAGGAAATCAAACAAAAATTGACGAGTCTTGATGATTTGTTTGTCATGATTCGGGGTGAAAAATACCAAAAGCAGTGTAATAAACTGCGATATGCCCTCAACTCATACCCGAATATTGCGGGTATGAAGCTGACTGAGACGGCAGAACTGCCACAGATACAGTTTTCTTTGTGCAGAAAACAGTACACGGGCTATATTTTGCTGTCGTTCAAGGCAGAAGACGGTTGGCTGAACAATCTGAAGTTTCTTGCAGAGGGACTTCCGCAGACATTGATGTGCTTTACTGGAGCATCGGCAAAGTCACTGAAAATTGTAGTGGCATTTACACTACCAGACGGTACACTGCCACAGACAGAACAGGATATCTGCTTCTTTCATCAGCATGCCTATTTCACATGTGCAAAATTCTATGAGGCGGAACTGGGCATTAAATGCGAGCGAACAGTGCCAAAGCCTCAGACTGTATGCAGAATAAGCACGGACGAGCACGTTTTTCTTAATGCCAGTGCTATACCGATGATTCTTCAGCAGCCACATGAAGGCGTTGAGAAGAGGGTGAAAAGTGAGATTCGCTATCAGATGAAGAAGACAAGCTATCATGCAGGCAGGGAAAGTGGTGTGATTCCTTTTTATGAAAAGCAGCACATGGCAATGGCGAAGTTTCAGACAATATTTCTGAATCTAATCAATAGTGCCGTGGACATGGATATGGACGAGATTGTGACGGAACTTGCGAAAAACTGTCAGCGCAACGGTCTTGCGGAAGAATTCTGTATAAAAAGACTGATGCGACATGCCCCATATTGTAATTTTGATTATATCGTGCGCAACTGCTTCCGCAATGTCTATGACACGAGTGCGCCAAAATCGGACTGTGCGGTATCAAAGATGACTATCGACATGGAAAGGCTGCGCACGTTTCTTGCCGTGAGATATGCTTTCCGCAAGAATGAGATTACAAACGACTGCGAATACAGGGAACGTGACAGTTTTATATTTTCGTGGAACTCCGTTACAAAAGAGGTTCTCAACACGATAACAATCAACGCAAAGTCTGAGGGCATTGACGCATGGGACAAGGACGTGAAGCGATTCATAGAATCATCATTCACAGAAGATTACGACCCGATTGCAGACTGGATAACTTATCTGCCAAAATGGGACAAAGAAGACCGCATAGACAAGTTTGCACAGAGGGTGAAAACGGATAATCAGGACTGGGTGAAGAACTTTCATCTGTGGTTTATCAGTATGGTGAGCCAGTGGATGCGCAGAAATTCCATGCACGGCAATTCACTTGTTCCGCTGCTGGTAGGCGAACAGGGAGACGGAAAGTCAACATTTTGCCGAATGATCATCCCTGAAGAACAGCAGATTTACTATACAGACCGTGTGGACTTCACGAAGAAGGAGGATGCCGTGAAGGCATTGAGCCGATTTATACTGATAAACATAGATGAATATGACAGTATTTCAAAGCGCCAGACGGCATTTCTTAAATACATGTTGCAGGCAGTTGATGTGAAGTTTAGAAATCTATATGAGAGCCTCACGCAGCAGCACAAGCGATATGCAGCTTTCATCGGCACGACCAACAATCCTCAGCCGTTGATAGATTATACCGGTTCACGCCGATACATGTGTATCAGGGTAAAGGAACGCATAGATACAACCACGGCAGTGAACTACGAACAGATGTATGCTCAGGCAATTGAGGAAATAAAATCGGGAGCAAGGACCTATTTCGACAATGAGACGGAGCATAAGATTCAGCTTGACAATGCCGACTTCCTACAGATTGACTGTATGGACGACATCTTCTTCGAGATGTTCCATCGTCCTGCGAAAGAAGAGAAGGCGATGCGTCTCACGGCAACGGAGATTGTGCAGAAAATGAAAACGAAGTATCGTAACATCAGCATCAACAACAGCAACATCATGCGTGTAGGACATATTCTGATGAGGAATAAGTTCAAGCTGACAAGAGGAAAGTCTCGCCGTTATGACATCGCTACAAATGACACGATGGTGCCACTTGATTAA
- a CDS encoding helix-turn-helix domain-containing protein, with amino-acid sequence METKTLDQIKDKYYGTVGTPKRDKLESEMAALRIGVKLRAARESLKMTQLELATKIDKKRSFISKVENDSENITLKTLFDIVERGLGGKLRIDVQF; translated from the coding sequence ATGGAAACAAAAACATTAGATCAGATTAAAGACAAGTATTATGGTACTGTTGGCACTCCAAAGCGAGATAAATTGGAGAGCGAAATGGCAGCACTTCGTATAGGCGTAAAACTTCGTGCTGCTCGTGAAAGTTTAAAAATGACTCAGTTGGAACTTGCAACTAAAATTGACAAGAAACGTTCCTTTATCTCTAAAGTTGAGAATGATAGTGAAAATATCACATTGAAAACGCTTTTTGATATTGTTGAACGAGGATTAGGGGGCAAACTTCGAATTGATGTCCAATTCTAA
- the cas2 gene encoding CRISPR-associated endonuclease Cas2 yields MPLSQRFNEYRIMWVLVFYDLPTETMKECKAAAKFRKNIMADGFTMFQFSIYVRHCASMDNAQIHIKRVKSLLPENGNVGILCITDKQFSDIQLFYCKKEQKPNAPYQQLELF; encoded by the coding sequence ATGCCTTTATCTCAAAGATTTAATGAATACAGAATTATGTGGGTCTTAGTCTTTTACGATTTACCGACAGAAACAATGAAAGAATGTAAAGCTGCTGCTAAGTTCAGAAAAAATATCATGGCAGATGGATTTACAATGTTTCAGTTTTCCATATATGTACGTCATTGTGCAAGTATGGATAATGCTCAGATTCATATTAAAAGGGTGAAGTCATTGCTCCCCGAAAATGGTAATGTTGGTATTTTGTGTATTACTGATAAACAATTTAGTGATATACAGCTTTTTTATTGTAAGAAAGAGCAAAAACCAAATGCCCCATATCAGCAGTTAGAACTATTTTAG
- a CDS encoding Lin1244/Lin1753 domain-containing protein codes for MSYTSKQTKNSPFLKVRRNITSMPEMADLLNEEGSTGFGTYMMILIYLTKCNNCVGLYNKSTLRSLSAEAHKSSSYIRNIINNYGLFVVEDKVFYSQELCQTLNIDFTVNSSSSEDEPEPKYRSNSKRKTSKKDANELNSNSIENESKLNHKSIQNESRLNHESIRNQRNGNKHNTYTHAQPREDIDIDIDIDKDKRYSSSTTTNIKSDDVNANVGSSSDSIKKSFADADWVKSISGVTALDLTDKTVADACMEWFGMQCKAKGKTFDTDENARWYFCNLLQQGRKTRESFDEYYKQYKYDEMVRKTAMECCEDDYYDYKENGRRYDSHHQIIPPDAPRQIDPNTIWSWIKLEFIPVGDFKMDPEMDARSKYYDEYRRIHNMK; via the coding sequence ATGAGTTATACATCAAAACAAACTAAGAATTCGCCTTTCCTTAAAGTGCGCCGTAACATCACCTCAATGCCCGAAATGGCAGATTTACTCAATGAAGAAGGCAGTACTGGCTTCGGCACTTACATGATGATATTGATTTATCTCACTAAGTGCAACAACTGTGTGGGACTTTACAATAAAAGCACCTTGCGCTCTTTGTCTGCTGAAGCTCACAAGTCTTCAAGTTACATCCGCAATATCATCAACAACTACGGCTTGTTTGTTGTTGAGGATAAAGTATTTTATAGTCAGGAACTCTGTCAAACACTGAATATTGATTTCACCGTGAATTCTTCTTCTTCAGAAGATGAACCTGAACCCAAATATCGTTCAAATTCAAAGCGCAAAACTTCAAAAAAAGATGCGAATGAATTGAATTCAAATTCAATTGAAAATGAATCTAAATTGAATCATAAATCAATTCAAAATGAATCTAGATTGAATCATGAATCAATTCGAAATCAACGAAACGGCAATAAGCATAATACGTACACGCATGCGCAACCGCGCGAAGATATAGATATAGATATAGATATAGATAAAGATAAAAGATATTCTTCGTCTACGACTACGAATATTAAAAGCGATGACGTAAACGCAAACGTTGGTTCTTCTTCTGATTCTATCAAAAAATCATTTGCTGACGCCGACTGGGTGAAGTCTATTTCGGGAGTCACGGCTCTTGACCTTACCGACAAGACTGTTGCTGATGCCTGTATGGAATGGTTCGGCATGCAGTGTAAGGCAAAGGGAAAGACCTTTGACACGGACGAAAACGCAAGATGGTATTTCTGTAATCTGCTGCAACAGGGACGCAAGACAAGGGAGTCGTTTGATGAATACTACAAGCAATACAAATACGACGAAATGGTGAGGAAGACCGCCATGGAATGCTGCGAGGACGATTATTACGACTACAAGGAAAATGGCAGACGATATGATTCACACCACCAGATTATACCGCCTGATGCTCCACGGCAGATTGATCCAAACACGATATGGAGCTGGATAAAACTTGAATTCATTCCAGTTGGTGATTTCAAAATGGACCCCGAAATGGATGCACGGTCTAAGTATTACGACGAGTACCGCCGAATTCATAACATGAAATGA
- a CDS encoding DUF6486 family protein, with the protein MDKNKVNISWIIKIVIAIASSLLGLLGTQQNETQE; encoded by the coding sequence ATGGATAAGAACAAAGTAAACATTTCATGGATAATCAAGATAGTAATCGCTATCGCTTCAAGTCTTCTGGGGTTGCTTGGAACGCAACAGAACGAAACACAGGAATAG